The following are from one region of the Cytobacillus firmus genome:
- a CDS encoding cytochrome c oxidase subunit II yields the protein MYQLIAMYATVFFVFLLALAFAFVYGESKRSGEYSAIQEKGYKIRKFYFLGLIAVMAFASVMTLGRLPYDRNQAEAEGFSETKVVKVTGIQYAWEMSEERFKAGDKVQFDVTASDVTHGFGLYNEKMELVAQTQAMPEYTNTVYYTFEEPGTYQILCLEYCSTGHHVMVKEIVVEPEGGASDE from the coding sequence ATGTATCAGCTTATCGCAATGTATGCAACTGTTTTCTTTGTTTTCCTGCTGGCGCTGGCTTTTGCGTTTGTTTACGGTGAATCCAAGCGCAGCGGTGAATATAGCGCCATTCAGGAAAAAGGATATAAAATCAGGAAATTCTATTTTCTCGGACTTATTGCCGTTATGGCTTTTGCCTCTGTTATGACGCTTGGCAGGCTGCCGTATGACCGCAATCAGGCAGAAGCGGAAGGGTTTAGTGAAACGAAGGTAGTGAAGGTAACTGGAATCCAATATGCGTGGGAGATGAGTGAGGAAAGGTTTAAGGCTGGGGATAAAGTTCAATTTGATGTGACAGCCTCGGATGTTACCCACGGTTTCGGCTTATATAATGAAAAAATGGAGCTTGTCGCACAAACTCAGGCCATGCCTGAATATACCAATACCGTATATTATACATTTGAAGAGCCTGGAACGTATCAGATATTATGCCTTGAATACTGTTCAACCGGACATCATGTGATGGTCAAAGAAATTGTTGTAGAACCGGAAGGGGGAGCATCTGATGAATGA
- a CDS encoding GNAT family N-acetyltransferase has product MIRQLTEQDHEMCFSLLKQQPAENLFIIGDIEAYGYEQDFQKVWGDFGEDGKLKAVLLKYEENFIPYAAGDFDAKGFGEKMLEDANFGMMSGLKAVTAKIEPYVSHRIKRKRETYYAKCIKLNAEGVEVSAVCQAGPEDAEQLVELLNSIPEFSDSAITVERKRRVLKDGSSRSFFIKEDGKMVSTASTTAENSLSAMVVGVATDSEFKKKGYATQCMVKLCRQLLSENKELCLFYDNPAAGAIYKRIGFEDIGFWMMYTIEKKML; this is encoded by the coding sequence ATGATCAGACAACTTACTGAACAAGATCATGAAATGTGCTTTAGTCTTTTAAAACAGCAGCCGGCTGAGAATCTGTTCATTATTGGAGATATTGAAGCATACGGCTATGAACAGGACTTTCAAAAGGTGTGGGGGGACTTTGGGGAAGACGGCAAATTAAAGGCCGTTTTATTAAAATACGAAGAAAATTTCATCCCCTATGCAGCAGGAGACTTTGACGCCAAGGGATTTGGGGAGAAAATGCTCGAGGACGCGAACTTTGGAATGATGTCCGGCCTGAAAGCTGTAACGGCGAAAATTGAACCTTATGTTTCTCACCGCATAAAAAGAAAGCGGGAAACCTATTATGCAAAATGCATAAAGTTAAATGCTGAAGGTGTTGAAGTTTCAGCAGTGTGCCAGGCTGGTCCTGAAGATGCAGAACAGCTGGTGGAGCTTCTGAACAGCATTCCTGAATTCAGCGATTCAGCCATTACTGTTGAACGAAAGCGCAGGGTGCTAAAGGATGGCTCATCCCGTTCCTTCTTTATCAAAGAGGATGGAAAGATGGTCAGCACTGCTTCAACAACAGCTGAAAATTCCCTTTCAGCCATGGTTGTAGGGGTAGCAACAGACAGTGAATTCAAGAAGAAGGGGTATGCCACTCAGTGCATGGTCAAGCTCTGCCGCCAGCTTCTTTCGGAAAATAAAGAGCTGTGCCTGTTTTATGATAACCCGGCAGCCGGTGCAATCTATAAACGCATCGGATTTGAAGATATAGGTTTTTGGATGATGTACACGATAGAGAAGAAAATGCTCTGA
- a CDS encoding DinB family protein, whose amino-acid sequence MLTLFRYNWQVRDEWFEWCRQLSAEELNASRTGGVGGILETLFHIAEVEYSWICVVQGKEVKDPLFSDYAQLDKVMALSEEYRRGLERFFKEEWPVQYNEFVTPPWMEKQYKKGDILNHVIAHEIHHIGQLSVWARDLNLPPVSANLIGRRLIKYDQTTY is encoded by the coding sequence TTGCTGACATTATTCCGCTATAACTGGCAAGTGCGTGATGAGTGGTTTGAATGGTGCCGTCAGCTCTCAGCCGAAGAGCTGAATGCCAGCCGGACTGGAGGAGTTGGAGGCATTCTGGAAACCCTCTTTCATATAGCAGAAGTAGAATACAGCTGGATTTGTGTGGTACAGGGCAAGGAAGTGAAGGATCCTCTGTTTTCCGACTATGCCCAATTGGATAAAGTAATGGCACTCTCTGAAGAATACCGGCGGGGATTAGAACGCTTTTTTAAGGAGGAATGGCCAGTCCAATACAATGAGTTTGTTACACCGCCATGGATGGAGAAGCAATATAAAAAGGGAGACATCTTGAACCATGTGATTGCCCATGAAATCCATCACATTGGACAGCTGTCAGTTTGGGCAAGGGACCTGAATCTCCCGCCTGTATCAGCCAATTTGATCGGAAGGAGATTAATTAAATATGATCAGACAACTTACTGA
- a CDS encoding glycine betaine uptake BCCT transporter, which yields MKNSLMVFYISVGILLLLVLFGVFVPDSLESVTANLQAFITDKFGWYYLILVSFIVIVCLYFLISPLGRIKLGKQDDKPEFSRPTWFAMLFSAGMGIGLVFWGSAEPIYHYAVGSPTGGAVGTDEAIKNAMRYTYFHWGVHAWAIYGIVALVLAYFNFRHGEPGLISATLKPILGDRTQGVTGKVIDILSVVATVIGVATTLGFGAVQINGGLSYLYGLPVNFTVQFIIVVIVTVLFVLSALSGLGKGIKILSNANMILAAVLFVLAFFLGPSLFILNLFTNTLGSYLQYLPGMSLRIAPLNPEVREWINGWTIFYWAWWIAWAPFVGIFIARVSKGRTIREFVFGVLLVPSLIGFIWFATFGGTAIMQEHQGTAKISELATEEALFGVFSNLPMGTVLSIIAILLICTFFITSADSGTYVLGMMTTNGSHHPGNKIKLVWGIMLAAISLVLLYSGGLQALQNTMIAAALPFSVIMALMTFSLIKALQKEARELGIGKIPKKKV from the coding sequence GTGAAGAATAGCTTAATGGTTTTCTATATATCGGTCGGAATTTTATTATTGCTTGTTTTATTCGGTGTGTTTGTCCCGGATTCACTGGAGAGCGTTACAGCCAATTTGCAGGCTTTTATCACCGATAAATTCGGCTGGTATTATTTGATTCTTGTTTCGTTTATTGTCATTGTTTGTTTATATTTTTTAATCAGCCCTTTAGGAAGAATCAAGCTTGGGAAGCAGGATGATAAACCGGAATTTTCCCGCCCTACCTGGTTTGCGATGCTGTTCAGTGCGGGGATGGGAATCGGGCTGGTTTTCTGGGGTTCAGCAGAACCGATTTATCACTATGCAGTCGGGTCTCCAACCGGCGGTGCTGTGGGGACGGACGAGGCGATTAAGAATGCGATGAGATATACGTACTTCCATTGGGGTGTCCATGCATGGGCGATTTATGGAATTGTTGCGCTTGTGCTGGCATACTTTAATTTCCGTCATGGGGAACCCGGTTTAATCAGTGCCACCTTAAAGCCCATATTGGGAGACCGTACACAGGGGGTTACAGGAAAAGTCATTGATATTCTATCAGTAGTAGCAACCGTCATCGGTGTGGCAACAACACTGGGGTTTGGAGCTGTACAGATTAATGGCGGATTGTCCTATTTATACGGCCTTCCTGTCAATTTCACAGTGCAGTTTATCATTGTCGTGATCGTTACGGTCCTATTTGTCCTCTCAGCTCTTTCAGGACTGGGAAAAGGCATCAAAATTTTGAGCAATGCCAATATGATTCTTGCGGCTGTTCTATTTGTTCTGGCGTTCTTTCTTGGACCGTCATTATTTATACTGAACCTATTCACCAATACACTTGGAAGCTATCTTCAATATTTGCCCGGCATGAGCCTCAGGATTGCGCCGCTGAATCCGGAGGTCAGGGAATGGATTAATGGCTGGACGATTTTTTACTGGGCCTGGTGGATTGCCTGGGCGCCGTTCGTTGGCATTTTCATTGCCCGTGTTTCAAAAGGGAGAACGATCCGGGAATTTGTCTTTGGGGTTCTGCTTGTTCCGTCACTCATCGGCTTCATCTGGTTTGCCACTTTTGGGGGAACAGCCATTATGCAGGAGCATCAGGGCACAGCGAAGATCTCTGAATTGGCTACTGAGGAAGCATTGTTTGGCGTATTCTCCAACCTGCCGATGGGAACGGTGCTGTCGATCATCGCCATCCTGCTTATTTGCACATTTTTTATTACCTCTGCCGACTCCGGCACCTATGTCCTGGGTATGATGACAACAAATGGCTCACATCACCCAGGCAACAAGATTAAATTGGTGTGGGGTATAATGCTGGCTGCCATTTCATTGGTTCTGCTTTATTCCGGAGGACTGCAGGCACTGCAGAATACAATGATTGCAGCAGCTCTTCCTTTTTCCGTTATCATGGCTTTAATGACCTTCAGTCTGATCAAAGCTCTGCAGAAAGAAGCCAGGGAGCTTGGGATTGGGAAGATCCCGAAGAAGAAGGTTTAG
- a CDS encoding AraC family transcriptional regulator: MSWVESLQKAIDYIEEHLLDEDFSIQKAAEAANSSVFHFQRTFAILTDMPAGEYIRKRKLTLAAQDLFRTDLKVIDLAYKYGYDTPEAFTKAFRRQHGITPTEARNFSGKLKSYNRLVIQVSLKGAEPMQYAIVEKEAFQVAGIKKEFSLINEENLAGIPKMWDKVNSNGTSDKLFKLNNGDIKGLLGVCVDNRSQKPDSMDYWIGASFKGDKPDSFDTLEVPASKWAVFEVHGAMPQAMQNTWKKIFSEWFPSSGHEHAAAPELEVYTAGDASSQDYYSEIWIPVK, from the coding sequence ATGTCATGGGTTGAATCCCTGCAGAAGGCTATTGATTATATAGAGGAGCATTTGCTGGATGAGGATTTTTCAATCCAGAAGGCTGCGGAGGCAGCAAACTCCTCCGTATTTCATTTTCAGCGCACATTCGCTATTCTGACAGATATGCCAGCCGGCGAATATATCCGGAAAAGAAAGTTAACTCTCGCTGCACAGGACCTGTTCCGTACAGACCTTAAAGTGATTGATCTTGCTTATAAATACGGCTATGACACTCCCGAAGCTTTTACAAAAGCTTTCCGCAGGCAGCATGGCATCACTCCAACAGAAGCCAGAAATTTTTCCGGAAAGCTGAAATCCTATAACCGCCTGGTGATCCAGGTGAGTCTGAAAGGGGCAGAACCAATGCAATACGCAATTGTCGAAAAAGAAGCTTTTCAAGTAGCCGGTATCAAGAAAGAGTTCAGTTTAATTAATGAAGAAAATCTGGCAGGCATCCCGAAAATGTGGGATAAAGTGAATAGTAACGGAACCTCTGATAAGCTGTTCAAGCTGAATAATGGGGATATTAAAGGTCTTCTAGGCGTGTGTGTGGATAATCGCAGCCAGAAGCCTGACAGCATGGACTACTGGATCGGGGCAAGCTTCAAAGGTGATAAGCCTGACAGCTTCGACACCCTGGAAGTTCCGGCCTCCAAATGGGCGGTGTTCGAAGTACATGGTGCCATGCCGCAAGCCATGCAAAACACCTGGAAAAAAATCTTCTCGGAATGGTTTCCATCAAGCGGTCATGAACATGCCGCTGCACCCGAACTGGAAGTGTATACTGCCGGTGATGCATCCAGCCAGGATTATTATTCAGAGATCTGGATTCCGGTAAAATAA
- a CDS encoding catalase, giving the protein MKQDPKNKGVNEHSKDRQLEEFRMDNAGKKLTTNQGVKVSEDEHSLKAGTRGPTLMEDFHFREKMTHFDHERIPERVVHARGFGAHGYFQVYESMAEYTRAKFLQDPSVKTPVFVRFSTVAGSRGSADSVRDARGFATKFYTEEGNYDLVGNNIPVFFIQDAIKFPDLVHSFKPEPHNEMPQASTAHDTFWDFAANNTETAHMIMWTMSDRAIPRSYRMMEGFGVHTFRFVNEQGRARFVKFHWKPVLGTHSLVFDEAQKLAGKDPDFHRRDLWEAIEMGDYPEFELGVQMIDEEDEFSFDFDILDATKLWPEEMVPVRIIGKMTLNRNQDNVFAETEQVAFHPGHVVPGIDFSNDPLLQGRLFSYTDTQLIRLGGPNFHEIPINRPVCPFHNNQYDGYHRMTINKGPVAYHKNSMQNNDPSPATAEEGGYVHYQEKVEGRKVRQRSDSFKDHYSQAKLFWNSMSEVEKEHIIEAFRFEVGKVQNKDIKQQVVDMFSNVDLYLAEQIALGVGAKVPDAAAESKVTLSSPALSQMNTVKSAKTRKVAILADNGFDYSEVKSVMEALKAAGIMPEIVSRNLGMIKGDGGELEVMKTFLTSHSVMYDAIYAAGGKESAEALKKVPQAREFVSEAYKHFKTIAFGGEGAELLPPEALNMLGQSQTLSDMGIVEIRSGDTSSSENLINTIAMHRHWGRAI; this is encoded by the coding sequence TTGAAACAGGATCCGAAAAACAAAGGTGTAAATGAACACAGCAAGGACAGGCAGCTTGAGGAATTCCGCATGGATAACGCAGGCAAGAAACTGACGACGAATCAAGGGGTAAAGGTTTCGGAGGATGAGCATTCACTGAAAGCAGGTACCCGCGGACCGACCTTGATGGAGGACTTTCACTTTCGGGAAAAAATGACGCATTTTGACCATGAACGCATCCCTGAACGGGTTGTTCATGCCCGCGGGTTTGGCGCACATGGCTATTTCCAGGTGTATGAATCCATGGCAGAATACACCAGGGCCAAGTTTCTGCAGGACCCATCTGTCAAAACCCCGGTCTTTGTCCGGTTCTCAACCGTTGCCGGCTCCCGGGGCTCGGCAGACTCTGTACGTGATGCCCGCGGATTTGCCACCAAGTTTTACACGGAAGAAGGCAATTACGATTTAGTCGGCAATAATATCCCGGTATTCTTCATCCAGGATGCCATTAAATTCCCGGATCTCGTTCATTCATTCAAGCCGGAGCCGCATAATGAAATGCCGCAGGCTTCAACGGCCCATGATACGTTCTGGGATTTTGCAGCCAACAATACGGAAACTGCCCACATGATCATGTGGACAATGTCAGATCGTGCCATTCCGCGCAGCTACCGCATGATGGAAGGCTTCGGTGTTCACACATTCCGGTTTGTGAATGAGCAGGGCAGGGCACGATTTGTAAAGTTTCACTGGAAGCCGGTTCTGGGCACGCATTCACTTGTTTTTGACGAAGCCCAAAAGCTTGCCGGAAAGGATCCGGATTTCCACCGCCGCGACCTTTGGGAAGCCATCGAAATGGGAGACTACCCCGAATTTGAGCTGGGTGTCCAGATGATTGATGAAGAAGATGAATTCTCCTTCGATTTTGATATTCTGGATGCAACAAAGCTGTGGCCGGAGGAAATGGTCCCGGTAAGGATTATCGGAAAAATGACCCTGAACCGCAACCAGGATAACGTGTTTGCTGAAACAGAACAAGTCGCGTTCCACCCTGGGCATGTGGTACCTGGCATTGATTTTTCAAATGACCCATTGCTGCAGGGCCGCCTGTTTTCCTATACAGATACACAGCTGATCCGCTTAGGCGGACCAAACTTCCATGAGATTCCGATCAACCGTCCTGTATGTCCATTCCATAATAATCAGTATGACGGCTATCATCGCATGACCATCAACAAAGGGCCGGTTGCTTATCATAAAAACTCGATGCAGAATAATGATCCAAGCCCTGCTACAGCAGAAGAGGGCGGCTATGTTCATTATCAGGAAAAGGTCGAAGGGCGCAAGGTGCGTCAGCGGAGCGACAGCTTCAAAGACCACTACAGCCAGGCGAAATTGTTCTGGAACAGCATGTCCGAAGTAGAAAAGGAGCATATTATCGAAGCATTCCGCTTTGAAGTTGGCAAGGTGCAGAACAAGGATATAAAGCAGCAGGTTGTCGATATGTTCAGTAATGTGGATCTTTACCTGGCTGAACAAATTGCCCTTGGTGTCGGCGCGAAGGTGCCGGATGCGGCGGCAGAATCCAAAGTCACGCTTTCTTCTCCGGCATTAAGTCAAATGAATACAGTCAAATCAGCTAAGACCCGGAAAGTAGCCATTCTTGCTGATAATGGGTTCGATTATTCAGAAGTCAAAAGCGTAATGGAAGCCTTGAAAGCGGCTGGAATCATGCCGGAGATTGTCAGCAGAAACCTGGGCATGATTAAAGGTGACGGCGGAGAACTGGAAGTTATGAAAACCTTCCTGACTTCTCATTCCGTGATGTATGATGCCATTTATGCTGCCGGCGGCAAAGAAAGTGCAGAAGCGCTGAAAAAGGTGCCGCAGGCCAGGGAATTCGTCAGTGAAGCCTACAAGCATTTTAAAACGATTGCGTTTGGCGGCGAGGGAGCGGAATTGCTGCCTCCAGAAGCCTTAAACATGCTGGGGCAATCACAAACACTCTCTGATATGGGGATTGTAGAAATCAGAAGCGGAGATACATCCTCCAGTGAGAATTTAATCAATACGATTGCCATGCACCGTCATTGGGGACGTGCCATATAA
- a CDS encoding ATP-binding protein, with product MEITKHLFFNLSLLIVILFVVLVWAEKSSKFRFSKGCSFVWLLFMIWICFQFSYQTSPHYFFDLRLIPVIIGGLYAGIGLALAGTVILMRSFYGIEPGFYSNILLYLPLGIILWKLYPWFWKQVPRKRIRFSVIITLILSVLTVIVMELSAPPQNRFDAWFAYLMIPPLGVFMITYVFEFAKRNLDMRENLVRAEKLEAVEQMGAAISHEIRNPLTAAIGFVQLLQEQRLQPRKRVEYLNIVKAELESAEQVIQNYLTFSKPSLDKIEEINVKKELMQVLNILKPTANQNSVEINAHFSLLGSIKGDRQKFHQCFLNVIKNSIEAMPRGGQLYIETHYSSSQITIEIKDTGVGMTPEQLQRLGEPYYSTKGSKGTGLGMMVVFSIVRAMDGNVRVKSEVDKGTVFSFTFPNYKSEIHKV from the coding sequence ATGGAAATTACCAAGCATCTTTTCTTTAATCTATCGCTTTTGATCGTTATCTTGTTTGTTGTGCTTGTATGGGCGGAAAAAAGTTCTAAATTCCGGTTTTCCAAAGGCTGCTCTTTTGTATGGCTTTTGTTTATGATCTGGATATGCTTTCAGTTTTCCTATCAGACAAGCCCCCATTATTTTTTTGATTTACGATTGATACCTGTCATCATCGGCGGTTTATATGCGGGGATTGGCCTTGCATTGGCCGGAACTGTGATTTTGATGAGAAGTTTTTATGGAATAGAGCCTGGGTTTTATTCTAATATTCTTTTATATTTGCCCCTGGGAATTATTCTTTGGAAGCTCTACCCCTGGTTTTGGAAGCAGGTGCCCCGAAAAAGGATTCGCTTTTCGGTTATTATTACCCTGATTTTAAGTGTACTGACGGTCATAGTAATGGAACTAAGCGCGCCGCCACAAAACCGGTTCGATGCCTGGTTTGCCTATTTGATGATTCCGCCATTGGGTGTTTTTATGATTACATATGTATTTGAATTTGCTAAAAGAAATCTGGATATGCGTGAGAATCTCGTCCGAGCCGAAAAACTTGAAGCTGTCGAGCAAATGGGTGCAGCCATCTCCCATGAAATCCGCAATCCCCTGACAGCCGCGATCGGATTTGTTCAGCTTTTGCAGGAGCAGCGGCTGCAACCGCGAAAAAGGGTGGAATATTTGAACATTGTGAAGGCTGAGCTGGAATCAGCGGAGCAGGTCATCCAGAACTATTTAACCTTTTCCAAGCCATCCTTGGATAAGATCGAGGAGATCAATGTAAAAAAAGAGCTCATGCAGGTATTGAATATATTAAAACCGACAGCCAACCAGAATTCCGTCGAAATCAATGCCCACTTTTCCCTCCTCGGATCTATTAAGGGAGATCGGCAAAAATTCCACCAATGCTTCTTGAATGTAATTAAAAATTCAATTGAGGCTATGCCGCGCGGCGGGCAATTATACATAGAAACGCACTACAGCAGCAGCCAAATCACCATCGAAATAAAAGACACTGGCGTGGGCATGACTCCAGAACAGCTTCAGCGCCTGGGAGAACCCTATTATTCTACTAAAGGCTCCAAAGGGACCGGCCTTGGAATGATGGTCGTATTCAGTATTGTAAGAGCCATGGATGGCAATGTCCGCGTCAAAAGCGAAGTCGATAAAGGAACTGTTTTCAGCTTTACTTTTCCGAATTATAAGTCGGAAATACATAAGGTCTAA
- a CDS encoding sigma-70 family RNA polymerase sigma factor — MLVKITDNQGPPLQSDTESKEEKLIWLMDKYGDMVIRVAFSYLKQKQLAEDVSQEVFISCYQNLEGFQKKAAYKTWLYRITVNKCKDVLKSWSYKNLFYKEWIGSLLADRMDSVETELLHIENKEDLYSRVLRLPLKMREVIILHYYEDLTLAEISDLLNLNMNTVKSRLHRARNSLKDVLSEKGDEQT; from the coding sequence ATGCTGGTAAAAATAACAGACAATCAAGGGCCGCCCCTTCAATCCGATACAGAGTCCAAAGAAGAGAAGCTTATTTGGCTAATGGATAAATATGGGGACATGGTTATCAGGGTTGCCTTCTCCTATTTAAAACAAAAGCAGCTGGCTGAAGACGTATCTCAGGAAGTTTTTATTAGCTGCTACCAGAACCTTGAAGGTTTTCAGAAGAAAGCTGCCTATAAAACCTGGCTTTACAGGATCACTGTCAACAAATGCAAGGATGTTTTAAAAAGCTGGTCTTATAAAAATTTATTTTATAAAGAATGGATTGGATCCCTGCTGGCAGATCGAATGGATTCTGTTGAGACTGAGCTGCTTCACATAGAAAATAAGGAGGATCTGTATAGCAGAGTTCTTAGGCTCCCATTGAAAATGCGTGAAGTCATTATCCTTCACTATTATGAAGATCTAACGCTTGCCGAAATTTCCGACCTCCTGAACTTAAATATGAATACAGTCAAATCGCGGCTTCACCGGGCAAGAAATTCCTTAAAAGACGTTCTTTCAGAGAAGGGAGATGAACAGACATGA
- a CDS encoding DUF4030 domain-containing protein — protein MTNHFKYPDNQIRFEDRQKEMVLKAVRPNSYSFQKKERISRIKRWAYAGTAAAALFILFIGTAYFSPGMAKVAAKIPYFSVFIKQEEYKYALYDVISDTANKHRYDLRRMDASIPDKELTVWLGGTKEDVNSIKGDVKKTFSHSLKDHNFGAYDIRIKRDKHDNTIPEETPEMKKQQADSLELEQKIIKALEANNYTMAFPVQARINEIEKYIFVAIPKTEERTDELNSLLNSISSEYGKGFKYDIRQIDMEAREQEQQWDEAGVIHVIASGLMENKEFKVKGFSYSFHPLPLQIKVKTSVKADDPDAKVLAERIEEEIKSFLQTHEKAEDIRNDPYELTILSKDKKKIN, from the coding sequence ATGACCAATCATTTTAAATACCCAGATAATCAAATTCGATTCGAGGATAGACAGAAAGAAATGGTATTAAAAGCTGTAAGACCTAACTCCTATTCTTTTCAAAAGAAAGAAAGAATTAGCCGGATAAAGAGATGGGCTTATGCAGGCACAGCTGCAGCAGCTTTGTTCATTCTTTTTATCGGGACAGCTTATTTTTCTCCCGGAATGGCAAAGGTAGCCGCCAAGATTCCTTACTTCAGCGTATTTATAAAACAGGAAGAATACAAATATGCTTTATATGATGTCATTAGTGATACTGCTAATAAGCATCGCTATGACTTGAGAAGAATGGATGCCTCCATCCCCGATAAAGAGTTAACCGTCTGGCTTGGAGGAACAAAGGAGGATGTAAACAGCATTAAAGGAGATGTAAAAAAAACCTTCAGCCACTCATTAAAAGATCATAACTTTGGTGCGTATGATATCAGAATAAAAAGGGACAAACATGATAACACGATACCAGAAGAAACCCCTGAAATGAAAAAGCAGCAAGCTGACAGCCTGGAGCTGGAACAAAAAATCATTAAAGCGCTTGAAGCGAATAATTACACGATGGCCTTCCCAGTTCAGGCAAGGATAAATGAAATTGAGAAATACATTTTTGTAGCTATTCCGAAGACCGAAGAAAGGACTGACGAGCTTAATAGTTTATTGAATTCCATTTCAAGTGAATATGGAAAGGGGTTCAAATATGACATTAGACAGATTGATATGGAAGCCAGAGAACAGGAACAGCAATGGGATGAAGCCGGAGTCATTCACGTCATCGCAAGCGGCTTGATGGAAAACAAAGAATTCAAGGTAAAAGGGTTTTCATACTCGTTCCATCCTCTCCCGCTGCAAATAAAGGTGAAAACATCCGTGAAAGCAGATGATCCGGACGCAAAGGTGCTGGCAGAACGCATTGAAGAGGAAATCAAGAGCTTCTTACAAACACATGAAAAAGCAGAAGATATTCGAAATGACCCATATGAGCTGACGATCTTAAGTAAAGATAAAAAGAAAATAAATTAA
- a CDS encoding histidine phosphatase family protein — translation MTKIGLIRHGITAWNKEGRAQGSSDIPLHEEGLAEAERLAERVSGENWDVIYSSNLLRARQTAEAIQKRNGSIPLHLDPRIREVGGGMIEGTTEAERLEKWGQNWREMDLGFEPKESVMERGLGFLQEITEKHPGENVLIVSHGAFIRHLLRELVPQTDLSTPPKNTSITELLIKESKWDCELYNCTKHLEAEQIES, via the coding sequence ATGACAAAAATCGGATTGATTAGACACGGGATTACAGCTTGGAACAAGGAGGGGCGCGCACAGGGAAGCTCGGATATTCCTCTCCATGAAGAAGGATTGGCCGAGGCAGAACGCCTGGCGGAACGGGTTAGCGGCGAAAACTGGGATGTAATTTACTCCAGTAATCTCTTAAGGGCAAGGCAGACGGCAGAAGCCATTCAGAAGAGAAACGGCTCCATTCCCCTTCACCTCGATCCCCGAATTAGAGAAGTCGGCGGCGGAATGATTGAAGGCACAACAGAAGCCGAACGACTTGAAAAATGGGGCCAGAATTGGCGTGAAATGGACCTTGGTTTCGAGCCGAAAGAAAGTGTTATGGAAAGAGGGCTTGGCTTCCTGCAGGAAATTACAGAAAAGCACCCGGGCGAAAACGTGCTGATTGTAAGCCATGGCGCCTTCATTCGCCATCTGTTAAGAGAGCTGGTTCCGCAGACAGACCTATCCACTCCGCCGAAAAACACATCTATCACGGAACTGTTAATAAAAGAAAGCAAGTGGGACTGTGAGCTTTATAATTGCACGAAGCATTTGGAAGCGGAGCAGATAGAATCATAA